In Synergistaceae bacterium, the DNA window CTTGGTCGACACCTCCCGTTGTCACCGACGACAGGACAGGACCCCCTGCCGCCGGGCCGCCTCGCCGTACACGTCCAGCAGCGCATCGGTCATCTCCTCGATCGTCGGGATCCTTCGCGCGTCGAAACGAGCGACCGATTCTCCATTCTCCAGAAATCTCGCGATGGCCGAGCGCCACGCCTCGACGTCGCCCGGCGGGGTCAGGCCCTCGGGCGACAGGGCGAGCTCGCGAACCGCAGGTATGTCCGACGCCAGCACCGGAACCCCCATCCGCACGGCCCTCATCAGCACCTGCCCCATCCCCTCCTGCCGAGATGGGAAGAGCAGGCAGGAGCAGCGGCTCAGCCACAGCTCCGGGTCGTCCACGTGTCCGTGAAAGGTCACCCTGTCCGCTATCCCCAGCCGGTTGGCCGTGCGACGAAGCTCCTCCATCTGCGGGCCGTCGCCCGCGACGTCCAGCCGCCAGTCGCCCGCGACCCGCGCAAGAGCCTCCAGCGCGGTGTCAAGCCCCTTCAGAGGGGTGAGCCTGCCGATGAACAGCAGCCGAGCCTCGTTCGGCCTTGTCCACCGATGCCCGGAGGGGGGCAGGCCGTTGTAGATCACTCGCAGATCCGCGCCCGGAAGCAGATCGGCGAAGTAGTCCCGTACCGCCTCGCTGACGCAGATGACGGTGCGTGCGCGCCGATAGGGGATGATCCCCGCGTTTTTGCTGTAGAAGGCGTGGCAGGTGACCACCCAGGGCACGCCCGAAATCCGCGACGCCCACCAGGCGATCCACGCCGGGACCCGAGAGTGGGCATGCAGGACTTGAATGTTGCGCTTGACGGCCAGGCGCGCGATCCGGGCCGCCGCCCAGGCCGCGGTCGCCGGGTTCTTCAGGTGGACCGGCAGCCGGACATGCTCCGCTCCGGTCAGCTCGGCCTCCAGCCTCCCCCCGGCCGAGACCACGGTCACCCCGTGCCCTCTCTCCTCCAGTCCGTTGGCGAGCCAGAGCACGTGCCTCTCCACGCCGCCCTCGTCAAGCTCCGGAAGAATCTGCACGACCTTCAAAGGGATAGTCACGCCTCCCTTCCGTCCGACCGTTCCAGCTCCGCCACGACGCGAGCCGGGTTGCCCGCTATTATCACGCCGCCCGGGAAGTCGCCACCCGCGACCACCGACCCGGCGGCGACTATCGAGTCATCGCCTATCCCGGTCCCCTTAAGGATGATCGCGCCGTTGCCTACCCACACGTTCTTACCCAGTGTCACCGGGGCTACCCGGCCGATGCTGGCCCTGCGCTCGCCAGGCGCGATACCGTGGGCGTCGAAGTCCAGTATCTGGACGCCCCCGCCGATCAGGCATCCGTCACCGATATCGACCCTCTCCGCCGATATGATCAGCAGACCGTTGTTGACGGCGACGTAATCCCCCAGGGTTATCCTCGCCCCGGGGTAGCGCGCCTGAAGTTCGCAACAGGACGAGTGGAAGCCGCCGCCTATCGGGTAGCCCAGGGTCGATCTGCCGCCTATCCTGACGGCTCCCTCCCCGCTGACGATCGTCCTCTGGTAGAAGCGCACGCCCTTCCCGACGGACAGGTCCGTCCCCTCCCACCAAGCGCCAAGGCGGGCCCTCAAGAGGTTGATACGGCCTCGGAGGCTGCGGAGGAACTTGGTGATGTGGCGGCGCACCACAAGCAACGGGGAGGCGCTCATGGCCTGAAAGAGCCGATGGCGTCGCAAACAGCGCCGATCTCGGCCCGACCTATCCCGGCGTACAGGGGCAGGCTCAGCACCCTGTCGGCGAGCCGTTCCGCCGCGGGGAAGCCTCCTCTTCCGTGCCCAAGGCTTTTGTACGCCCCCGAGAGGTGCGGCGGCACCGGGTAGTGTATCGCGGTTCCGATCCCGAGTGATGAGAGGTGCTCTCTCATGGCGTCCCTGTGCTCGCATTCGACCACGTAAAGGTGGAATACGTGCGTCCCCCCCGGCCTGATGCCGGGAGTCCGGACGGGCGAGTCGCGCAGCAGGTCCGTGTAGAGACTCGCGGCCATCCGGCGCTCCGCCGTTATCTCTTCCAGATATTTCAGCCTCACCCGAAGCAGCGCTGCCTGCATCTCGTCCAGGCGGGAGTTCACACCCTCCACCTCGTTGACGTACTTCTCCCTGGAACCGTAGTTCCTCAGCACCCTTATCCTGTCCGCGAGGGCCTCGTCGTCCGTCGCAACCGCCCCCGCGTCGCCGAAGGCCCCGAGGTTCTTGGTCGGGAAGAAGCTGAAGCATCCTATCGTCCCTAGCGAGCCTGTCCTCCTGCCTCTCCACACGGCCCCGTGACTCTGCGCGCAGTCCTCTATCACTGCCAGCCCGTGGCGCTTTGCGATCTTCATGATGCCGTCCATGTCGCACGGCTGGCCGTACAGGTGCACCGGCATCAGCGCCCTGGTTCGGCCTGTGACCGCTGCCTCCGCGAGCTCGACGTCCAGCCCGTGGTACTCGTCCGGCTCCACCAGGACGGGGGTCGCCCCGTTGGCCGTTATGGACAGCAGGGTGGCTATGTAGGCGTTGGCCTGCACTATCACCTCGTCGCCCGGGCCTATGCCGAGCACCCTCACCGCGAGCGTCAGGGCGTCCAGACCGGAGTTCACGCCCACGCAACGGGACGCGCCAGTGTAACCTGCGAACTCCCGCTCGAACGCCTCGACCTCCTCGCCCAGCACATACCAGCCGGAACGCAGCACGCGCAGCGCAGCCGCCTCGTACTCCGCCGCGTGCGCCTCGAATGCGGGCTTCAGGACGTTGAAAGGGATCCTCATGGCGCACTCCCGGAGATACGCAGGAACTCGTCGTAGTCCCGGATGTAGTCCGCCTCGTCGTAGTAGTCGGAGGCGAGCACCAGCAGCACGCTGTCGTCCTTCATCCAGGTCATCGTGTGCCAGGTCATCGGCCCGACGAAGAGCCCGACCGCCGGGTCGTCAAGGACACAGGTCGACCTCTCCCCCCCCTCCTCCAGCATCACTCTTATCTCGCCGTGAACGCAGATCAGAACCTGCTCGAGCGCCCTGTGGGCGTGCTTGCCTCTAACGCAACCCGCGCGCGCTCCCGTCGAGAAGTAGACCCGCCTGACCGGGAAGGGAACGTGCCTCTCCGCCTCTATGAACTGAAGCCGCCCCTCATCCGGGTCGTCCGTCCTGCGGACCGGAAA includes these proteins:
- a CDS encoding DegT/DnrJ/EryC1/StrS family aminotransferase, producing the protein MRIPFNVLKPAFEAHAAEYEAAALRVLRSGWYVLGEEVEAFEREFAGYTGASRCVGVNSGLDALTLAVRVLGIGPGDEVIVQANAYIATLLSITANGATPVLVEPDEYHGLDVELAEAAVTGRTRALMPVHLYGQPCDMDGIMKIAKRHGLAVIEDCAQSHGAVWRGRRTGSLGTIGCFSFFPTKNLGAFGDAGAVATDDEALADRIRVLRNYGSREKYVNEVEGVNSRLDEMQAALLRVRLKYLEEITAERRMAASLYTDLLRDSPVRTPGIRPGGTHVFHLYVVECEHRDAMREHLSSLGIGTAIHYPVPPHLSGAYKSLGHGRGGFPAAERLADRVLSLPLYAGIGRAEIGAVCDAIGSFRP
- a CDS encoding acyltransferase — its product is MSASPLLVVRRHITKFLRSLRGRINLLRARLGAWWEGTDLSVGKGVRFYQRTIVSGEGAVRIGGRSTLGYPIGGGFHSSCCELQARYPGARITLGDYVAVNNGLLIISAERVDIGDGCLIGGGVQILDFDAHGIAPGERRASIGRVAPVTLGKNVWVGNGAIILKGTGIGDDSIVAAGSVVAGGDFPGGVIIAGNPARVVAELERSDGREA
- a CDS encoding WxcM-like domain-containing protein encodes the protein MIDRQALKGGVDVRLFEFPVRRTDDPDEGRLQFIEAERHVPFPVRRVYFSTGARAGCVRGKHAHRALEQVLICVHGEIRVMLEEGGERSTCVLDDPAVGLFVGPMTWHTMTWMKDDSVLLVLASDYYDEADYIRDYDEFLRISGSAP
- a CDS encoding glycosyltransferase family 4 protein, which translates into the protein MKVVQILPELDEGGVERHVLWLANGLEERGHGVTVVSAGGRLEAELTGAEHVRLPVHLKNPATAAWAAARIARLAVKRNIQVLHAHSRVPAWIAWWASRISGVPWVVTCHAFYSKNAGIIPYRRARTVICVSEAVRDYFADLLPGADLRVIYNGLPPSGHRWTRPNEARLLFIGRLTPLKGLDTALEALARVAGDWRLDVAGDGPQMEELRRTANRLGIADRVTFHGHVDDPELWLSRCSCLLFPSRQEGMGQVLMRAVRMGVPVLASDIPAVRELALSPEGLTPPGDVEAWRSAIARFLENGESVARFDARRIPTIEEMTDALLDVYGEAARRQGVLSCRR